The sequence TGATAAGATCAGGTTTAAGCGCAATGATACCTTCGAGATTATCTTCACTGACTTCTTTTGTATCTTTTAATAGTTCTTTAAAGCGAGGATTTTTTTTGCTCCAGGCATCAACACCAACAACATTTTTATTAAAAGCTAGTACATTGCCAGCAAAACCTGATAAAACAACAATTCTTTTAGGATTAGCGGGTACTTTAACGGGTCCAGTTTCAGATTGATAAGTAATTGTTTTAGGTTTACTGTCTTTGTTTTCCTCAGAATTTTTTGAAGTAGAAGTGCCACAACCTGCTAATACGATCGCTAAAGCAGTAATAATTAGAATGATAAGTTTGTTTTTCATTAGTTTTCTCCCTTTTCTTGAATCAGATTGTATGAAATACATCGCGGACAATCATGATGGGTATCCCAATCAATTTCGGTAGCGATATTGAAGATATGTTTGAGCCTTTCAGGTGTAACAACTTCAGCTGGTGTACCAGCGTAAAGCATTTTACCAGCTTTCATTGCGACAATATAGTCAGCATAACGAGCAGCCTGGTTTAAATCATGTAGTACCATTATTATCGTCCGATGTTGTTGAATGTTGAGCTTTTTCAATAATTCCAACACTTCTAACTGATGTGAAATATCTAAATAGGTCGTTGGTTCATCTAGAACGATAAAATCAGTGTTTTGAGCTAAGGCCATTGCAATCCATACGCGTTGACGTTGTCCGCCAGAAAGTTGGTCGATTAAGGCATGTTTTAATTCGACGATTTGTGTCACTTTAAGTGCCCAGTCAATCACCTCTTTATCAGCAGTGGTTGCTTTTACCTTTTTTTGATGTGGATAACGCCCATAAGATACGAGGTCATGCACACTTAGCCCAATTGGTGTTTCGGGGGACTGCGGTAAAATAGCCAGTTTTTTAGCGATATCCAAAGACGCCTGAGTATGAATTTCTTTCCCGTCTAATAAGATGCTTCCTTGTTCATAAGGAATGATTCGAGCAATCGCCTTCAGGAGTGTTGATTTCCCACAACCGTTGGGACCAATAATCGCGGTGATTTGCTGATCTGGTATTTCTAAATCCACAGCTTCAACTGTTTTCTTTTTGCCATAAAAAACGTCAAGCTGAGATATATTTAAACGTGTCATGATATCGATCTCCTATCTCCTTCACAATGATTGATAATGATTATCATTTAAGTGTATAATAAACGTAATTATAAAGGCTTGTCAATCTGTTATCGAAATAATGATGCGAAGGAGTTTTACAATATGGGAAATAAAGATGTTTATGATGTACTTATTATTGGTGGTGGACCGTCAGGATTGTATGCGACCTTCTATGCTGGGTTACGCAAAATGAAGACGAAAGTCATTGAATACCAGGCTTCTCTTGGTGGGAAATTACATATTTATCCAGAAAAAATCGTTTGGGATGTGGGTGGTCAGCCACCAATTCCGGCTGGGAAATTTATTGACCAAATTGTGAACCAAGCGTTAACTTTT comes from Brochothrix thermosphacta DSM 20171 = FSL F6-1036 and encodes:
- a CDS encoding ABC transporter ATP-binding protein, with product MTRLNISQLDVFYGKKKTVEAVDLEIPDQQITAIIGPNGCGKSTLLKAIARIIPYEQGSILLDGKEIHTQASLDIAKKLAILPQSPETPIGLSVHDLVSYGRYPHQKKVKATTADKEVIDWALKVTQIVELKHALIDQLSGGQRQRVWIAMALAQNTDFIVLDEPTTYLDISHQLEVLELLKKLNIQQHRTIIMVLHDLNQAARYADYIVAMKAGKMLYAGTPAEVVTPERLKHIFNIATEIDWDTHHDCPRCISYNLIQEKGEN